The following coding sequences are from one Pelmatolapia mariae isolate MD_Pm_ZW linkage group LG4, Pm_UMD_F_2, whole genome shotgun sequence window:
- the rundc1 gene encoding RUN domain-containing protein 1 → MSTDELSASDSEAVLAGAGERWAPVGAVASPEDESESCGSGARSRLRCSTSASEEEMTSRLRRLEEEQDLLNSSLLALTSHFAQVQFRLKQIVHAQSEEKERMLADLEEFAFRGCPHVVGCRAQDTKQLENSSEREKRERLEAQREKQKDLIFQLKTQLDDLERFAYQEGSYDSLPQSVVMERQKVIIDELIKKLDVNLNEDIGNLSPEELRQRVDAAIAQIVNPARVKEQLVEQLKTQIRDLEMFINFIQDEVGNPLLSDGRSQQPRAAGTNARSPGAKKKVDPEQAQKMRETGLQLIQKALAVLQIFAASQFGCATGHVPQSMWPQDLCGQDYGPLLQHLEAAVEKVRVLGSHRHPSVEHVVNYTSSSTLGARDELTTSVRKELAIALKDLLAHGLFSPSQTMSVVLAPISCLLPYRPVPQTMHPWELFVKYYHSKNGKAFVESPARQLSQSFGLHVGSGPVTVTPKQSLLWAIHTVLKEHGRYKRGPDSEFKALVCMALNEQRLVSWLNLLCKSGTLIHPHYHSWSYMAQTGFEGALRILGRISHLRFNLPVDLAVRQLKNIKDAF, encoded by the exons ATGTCCACAGACGAGCTGTCAGCCTCGGATAGCGAGGCTGTGCTAGCCGGAGCAGGGGAGCGTTGGGCTCCGGTGGGCGCTGTGGCCAGCCCCGAGGATGAGAGCGAGAGCTGCGGCAGCGGCGCTCGGTCGAGGCTGAGATGCTCGACGTCGGCCAGCGAAGAGGAAATGACCTCCCGGCTGAGGAGGCTCGAGGAGGAGCAGGACTTACTAAACTCCTCTCTCCTCGCACTCACCTCTCACTTCGCTCAGGTCCAGTTCAGACTGAAGCAGATCGTTCACGCACAGAGCGAGGAGAAGGAGAGGATGCTGGCAGACCTGGAGGAGTTCGCCTTCAGGGGATGCCCGCATGTGGTGGGCTGCAGGGCTCAGGACACCAAGCAGCTGGAGAACTCG AGTGAGAGGGAGAAGAGGGAACGTCTGGAAGCGCAGAGGGAAAAACAGAAGGATCTCATTTTCCAGCTGAAGACGCAGCTGGATGATCTTGAGCGCTTCGCCTACCAGGAGGGAAGCTACGACTCGCTGCCGCAGTCCGTCGTCATGGAGAGACAGAAG GTCATCATTGACGAGTTGATCAAAAAGTTGGATGTAAACCTGAACGAGGACATCGGGAACTTGTCACCTGAGGAGCTGAGGCAGAGAGTGGACGCTGCAATCGCTCAGATAGTGAACCCAGCCAGAGTCAAAGAGCAGCTGGTGGAGCAGCTCAAAACGCAAATCAGGGATCTGGAGATGTTCATCAACTTCATCCAGG ATGAGGTGGGGAACCCTCTTTTGTCAGATGGACGCAGCCAGCAGCCACGCGCAGCAGGGACCAATGCCAGATCTCCAGGAGCAAAGAAGAAAG TGGACCCAGAGCAGGCCCAGAAGATGCGAGAGACCGGCCTGCAGCTGATCCAGAAGGCCCTGGCCGTGCTGCAAATCTTCGCTGCCAGCCAATTTGGCTGCGCGACCGGACACGTCCCCCAGAGCATGTGGCCTCAGGATCTGTGCGGGCAGGACTACGGACCCCTGCTGCAGCATCTGGAGGCAGCTGTGGAGAAGGTGCGAGTTCTGGGATCGCATAGGCACCCATCTGTCGAACACGTGGTCAATTACACCAGCAGCTCCACGCTGGGGGCCCGAGACGAGCTGACGACGTCTGTGAGGAAGGAGCTGGCCATTGCTCTGAAAGACTTGTTGGCTCACGGCCTCTTTTCACCCTCTCAGACCATGAGCGTAGTGCTGGCACCCATCTCCTGCCTTCTGCCTTACAGACCAGTCCCACAAACCATGCACCCATGGGAACTCTTTGTGAAGTACTACCACTCCAAAAACGGGAAGGCCTTCGTAGAGTCACCAGCCCGCCAGCTCTCTCAATCCTTCGGCCTGCACGTTGGGAGCGGCCCGGTAACCGTCACGCCTAAGCAGTCTCTGTTGTGGGCCATTCACACTGTGCTGAAGGAGCATGGACGTTACAAGCGAGGACCGGACTCGGAGTTCAAAGCTCTGGTGTGCATGGCTCTGAATGAGCAGCGGCTCGTATCGTGGCTCAACCTGCTGTGCAAGTCGGGCACTCTGATACACCCGCACTATCACTCCTGGAGTTACATGGCGCAGACCGGCTTCGAAGGAGCCCTGCGCATCCTGGGTCGCATCAGCCACCTCAGGTTCAACCtccctgtggatctggctgttCGGCAGCTCAAGAACATTAAAGATGCTTTCTGA
- the ifi35 gene encoding interferon-induced protein 35 has protein sequence MSSDEDFSLVPDHQSEDTLEGIKASIKNYKKKYDQLMEETKELTRTIQDRRDLKQQFKHRTDKLTQDLEDDKRSYGDQLANEKLKLDLLKQEELELVAQIKETNAAIKEEEANKKHLMQQADVFTSVPERDMVFKGATGNANNKQEFEMKPHIVYPMDGGMALITFEEEVVARKILELKKHQVDLGGECSITVEARPVHLMLPKLVEIDSEVCSQRILISNLPRMDTDTLRDKLEIHFSKSKNGGGEVVECEYLSDSETVVLTFAENNIAKRVVQNEFHDLSLQKKKHTVRVTPFLNGKISNLKTEMTQCPRTVMLTGIPDIMDRETLQDLLEIHFQKNTNGGGEIEAFLYNPLGQHTSAVFGGVTPDSEDEEQ, from the exons ATGTCGTCAGACGAG GACTTCTCTCTGGTTCCGGACCACCAATCCGAGGACACCTTGGAGGGGATTAAGGCTTCAATCAAAAACTACAAG AAAAAGTATGACCAGCTGATGGAGGAGACAAAGGAGCTGACTAGAACTATACAAGACCGGCGAGATCTGAAGCAGCAGTTCAAACACCGCACTGACAAACTGACCCAGGATCTGGAAGATGACAAACGCTCCTATGGAGACCAGCTAGCCAATGAAAAG TTGAAGCTGGATCTGCTAAAGCAGGAAGAGCTCGAACTGGTGGCGCAGATCAAGGAAACTAATGCTGCTATTAAGGAGGAAGAGGCCAATAAGAAGCACCTGATGCAACAGGCCGAC GTGTTCACCTCTGTACCAGAGAGGGACATGGTCTTCAAGGGAGCGACTGGAAATGCAAACAACAAGCAAGAGTTTGAGATGAAGCCACATATCGTTTACCCGATGGATGGCGGGATGGCGCTGATTACCTTCGAGGAGGAAGTCG TGGCAAGGAAGATTCTGGAACTGAAGAAGCATCAGGTGGATCTGGGAGGAGAGTGCAGCATCACAGTGGAGGCCAGGCCGGTTCATCTGATGCTGCCCAAGCTGGTGGag ATCGACTCTGAGGTTTGTTCTCAGCGTATTTTAATCTCCAACCTGCCCAGAATGGACACCGACACTCTGCGGGACAAGCTGGAGATCCATTTCTCCAAATCTAAAAATGGAGGCGGTGAGGTGGTGGAATGTGAATACCTGTCTGACTCTGAGACGGTGGTCCTCACGTTTGCAGAGAACAACA ttGCCAAACGTGTGGTACAAAATGAGTTCCATGACTTGAGTCTCCAAAAGAAGAAGCACACAGTGAGAGTGACGCCTTTCCTCAACGGGAAAATTTCAaacctgaag ACCGAGATGACACAGTGTCCTCGGACGGTAATGCTGACAGGAATACCCGACATCATGGACCGGGAAACTCTGCAGGACCTGCTAGAAATCCACTTCCAGAAAAACACCAACGGCGGGGGAGAAATCGAAGCTTTTCTCTACAACCcgctgggtcagcacacctctgctgtgtttggaggcgtCACACCAGACTCTGAGGATGAGGAACAGTAG
- the rpl27 gene encoding large ribosomal subunit protein eL27, with amino-acid sequence MGKFMKPGKVVMVLAGRYAGRKAVIVKNIDDGTADRPYSHALVAGIDRYPRKVTTSMGKKKIAKRSKIKAFVKVFNYNHLMPTRYSVDIPLDKTVVNKDVFRDPALKRKARREAKVKFEERYKTGKNKWFFQKLRF; translated from the exons ATGGGCAAGTTCATGAAGCCTGGGAAGGTGGTGATGGTCCTAGCTGGACGCTACGCTGGGCGCAAAGCTGTCATCGTCAAG AACATTGATGATGGCACCGCTGACCGTCCCTACAGCCACGCTCTGGTCGCCGGCATCGACCGCTATCCCCGTAAGGTGACCACATCCATGGGCAAGAAGAAGATCGCCAAGAGGTCCAAGATCAAGGCCTTCGTTAAGGTGTTCAACTACAACCACCTCATGCCCACCAG ATACTCTGTGGATATTCCTCTGGACAAAACTGTTGTGAACAAGGATGTCTTCAGGGATCCAGCTCTCAAACGCAAAGCCAGGCGGGAGGCCAAGGTCAAGTTTGAGGAGAG GTACAAGACGGGCAAGAACAAGTGGTTCTTCCAGAAGCTCAGATTCTAA
- the bcat2 gene encoding branched-chain-amino-acid aminotransferase, mitochondrial: MAALRTALHGRLLQTFPFSFGSLRFASSFKAADLTIERNTECKPKPEPSTLLFGKQFSDHMLTINWSEKGGWESPQVKPFQNLSLHPATSALHYSVELFEGMKAYRGVDNHIRLFRPMLNMERMHRSADRSSLPLFDKGELLECIKKLVEIDQEWVPYSQDASLYIRPTYIGTEPSLGVSRPGKAMIFVIISPVGPYFSTGSFNPVSLLADPAFVRAWKGGVGAYKMGGNYGPTIAVQNEAMKRGCQQVLWLYGQDEEITEVGTMNLFIYWTNEKGEKELVTPPLDGIILPGVTRQSLLDLGRSWGEFKVTERTMGMKELLGALDAGRVLEVFGAGTACVVCPVGSLLYKGKTYQIPTMQNGPDLAKRFYKELTDIQYGRTPSEWAPLVV, translated from the exons GCAGCAGATCTCACCATTGAACGCAACACAGAATGCAAGCCGAAGCCCGAGCCCTCCACGCTGCTCTTCGGCAAACAATTCTCTGACCACATGTTAACTATCAACTGGTCGGAGAAGGGCGGCTGGGAATCTCCTCAGGTCAAACCTTTCCAGAATCTGTCGCTGCATCCAGCTACCTCTGCCCTGCACTACTCCGTAGAG CTGTTTGAAGGCATGAAGGCGTACCGTGGCGTCGACAACCACATCCGTCTGTTCAGACCCATGCTGAACATGGAGAGGATGCATCGCAGTGCAGACAGGAGCAGCCTTCCT CTGTTTGATAAAGGGGAACTGCTGGAGTGCATCAAGAAGCTGGTGGAGATCGACCAGGAGTGGGTCCCCTACTCCCAGGATGCCAGCCTCTATATCAGACCCACTTACATTGGAACCGAG CCGTCTCTTGGCGTGTCTCGTCCAGGAAAAGCTATGATCTTCGTCATCATCAGCCCAGTCGGGCCGTACTTTTCAACAGGGTCCTTCAACCCAGTGTCCCTGCTAGCAGACCCTGCATTTGTGAGAGCTTGGAAAGGAGGTGTTGGGGCCTACAAGATGGGAGG TAACTACGGCCCCACAATAGCGGTGCAGAACGAGGCAATGAAGCGAGGCTGTCAGCAGGTCCTCTGGCTGTATGGACAAGATGAGGAGATCACCGAGGTCGGCACCATGAACCTCTTTATCTACTGGACCAATGAGAAAGGAG AGAAAGAGCTGGTGACCCCGCCGCTGGATGGCATTATTCTCCCAGGAGTGACCAGACAGTCACTGCTGGACCTGGGAAGATCCTGG gGAGAGTTTAAAGTCACAGAGCGCACTATGGGCATGAAGGAGCTGCTTGGAGCTCTGGATGCCGGGCGAGTCCTGGAGGTGTTTGGTGCAGGGACGGCCTGCGTCGTCTGCCCCGTCGGCAGCCTCCTCTACAAAGGAAAG ACGTACCAGATCCCCACCATGCAGAACGGTCCAGATCTGGCCAAAAGGTTCTATAAAGAGCTTACTGATATTCAG TACGGACGCACACCAAGTGAATGGGCTCCACTGGTTGTTTAA